Proteins from a genomic interval of Armatimonadota bacterium:
- the nadA gene encoding quinolinate synthase NadA: protein MTSVIADTADRLLARIEKLRRRCRAVILAHNYQLGEIQDLADITGDSLDLSRRAALVDADVIVFCGVRFMAETAAVLAPDKLVLHPEPRAGCPMADMITAAELRALKAEHRGMPVVAYVNTSAEVKAESDYCCTSANAARVMEGISAQEVIFIPDRNLGMWVQRHTSKRLLLWQGYCPTHDRITVEHVRAALSQHPQAEVMAHPECRPEVLDLAHHVLSTGGMIRRARESPAQTMIVATEVGLIHRLQREAPGKRFVPVTRLATCPNMKRITLEKILWSLEDLSGRVEVAAEVAARARTALERMLEVS from the coding sequence GTGACCAGCGTTATCGCCGATACGGCCGACCGCCTGCTTGCGCGCATCGAGAAGCTGCGTCGCCGGTGTCGGGCCGTCATCCTCGCGCACAACTACCAATTGGGCGAAATCCAGGACCTGGCGGACATCACCGGCGACTCGCTCGATCTCAGCCGCCGGGCGGCGCTCGTTGACGCCGACGTCATCGTCTTCTGCGGCGTGCGCTTCATGGCCGAGACCGCAGCGGTGCTGGCCCCCGACAAGCTCGTGCTCCATCCGGAGCCGCGCGCGGGCTGCCCGATGGCCGACATGATCACCGCCGCCGAGCTGCGGGCACTCAAGGCCGAACACCGCGGCATGCCGGTGGTGGCCTACGTCAATACCTCGGCGGAGGTCAAGGCCGAGAGTGATTACTGCTGCACCTCCGCGAACGCCGCGCGCGTCATGGAAGGGATTAGCGCGCAGGAGGTAATCTTCATTCCCGACCGCAATCTCGGAATGTGGGTGCAACGACATACCAGCAAGCGGCTGCTGTTGTGGCAGGGGTACTGCCCAACTCATGATCGCATCACCGTCGAGCACGTGCGGGCGGCCCTGAGTCAGCACCCGCAGGCGGAGGTCATGGCCCATCCGGAGTGCCGGCCCGAGGTGCTCGACCTCGCCCACCACGTGCTCAGCACCGGGGGCATGATCCGCCGCGCGCGCGAGAGCCCCGCCCAGACGATGATCGTGGCGACCGAGGTGGGGCTCATCCACCGGCTGCAGCGGGAGGCGCCGGGTAAGCGCTTCGTGCCGGTGACGCGGCTGGCGACATGCCCCAACATGAAGCGCATCACCCTGGAAAAGATACTGTGGTCGCTGGAGGACCTGTCCGGGCGGGTGGAGGTGGCCGCCGAGGTGGCGGCGCGCGCCCGCACCGCGCTCGAGCGCATGCTCGAGGTATCCTAG